AAGGGGCGGCTCGGGCGCATTGGGTGCCCAATACCGATGTCTATGTCACCGACAACGGCTTGGTCGTCAAAGTCGAATTGGCGGGGATGCGCAGCGAGCATCTGGAAATCACCGTCGAGGGCAACCGCCTGCGTATCAGTGGGAATCGCCCGGATGGGTGCCGTGCGGCTAAATGCAGTTTTCTTGTCATGGAAATCAACTACGGCCCGTTCGAGAGTGTTCTCGAGGTGCCTGCGGGCTACGACCTGTCCCAGGCCAAAGCCGCCTACCTCAATGGGTTCCTGCGGATTGATGTGCCAATGACCATGCGGCCAGCTAAAATGACCAAGGTGCCAATTGCCGAGGGGAATTCTTCTATCATCTGAACTTTTTCCGGGCGTCGGGCATCTAACTTGCAGAATGTCGCGATATGACCTCGCCCGACACAGAGTTTATTAGCATCCTGGGGGCCGCCGGCAGTCCTGAAGCCCCAGCCCGGGTTTCTTCCAGCTCATTGCCCGATGCCCTCCCTATTCTTGGGCTGTCGGACATTGTCATTTTTCCTGGGATGGTGGCGCCACTGCTGGTTGAGACGCCCCAGAGCACCAAACTCATCGATGATGTGGTCGCCGGCGACCGGCTCCTGGGTGTGGTTCTGCAGCGCAATGCCGAAGCCGAAAACCCTTTGCCGCACGAGATGCACGAAGTGGGCTGCGCCGCTCGCGTGCTCAAGATGCTTAAGTTTCCCGACAACACCGTTCGGGTGCTGGTCGAGGGCCTCTGGCGCATTCATATCAAGACCTATCCCACGACCGACCCTTACCTGAGCGCGAAGTTCGAGCTCATCAAGGACCTCATCGAGAACTCGGTCGAGTTGACCGCGATGATGCGCAACGCCCAAAGCCAGTTCCAGGAAATCATCAAGCTCTCTCCTGCGCTTTCCGAACAGATCAAGATCGCCGCCCTTAACACGGAAGACCCCGGCCATTTTGCCGACCTGGTCGCAGTCAATCTCAACCTGGGTTTGGAAGAACGCCAGCAACTCCTCGAAACCGCCTCGGTAAGGGAGCGGCTCACCCGCCTGCTGCCCATGCTCAATCGCGAGCACGAGGTCTTGACCCTCAGCTCGAAAATACAGACTGAGGTCGCCACTGCCATTTCCAAAACACAACGGGACTTTTTCCTCCGAGAACAGATGCGCGCTATCCAGCGCGAACTCGGAGAATCCGACCCCAATGCGAGCGAGATTCGGA
This region of Verrucomicrobiia bacterium genomic DNA includes:
- a CDS encoding Hsp20/alpha crystallin family protein; this encodes MAMCKSSSVHFVTRSAGSVREGAARAHWVPNTDVYVTDNGLVVKVELAGMRSEHLEITVEGNRLRISGNRPDGCRAAKCSFLVMEINYGPFESVLEVPAGYDLSQAKAAYLNGFLRIDVPMTMRPAKMTKVPIAEGNSSII